Proteins encoded by one window of Xanthomonas sp. DAR 80977:
- the rffA gene encoding dTDP-4-amino-4,6-dideoxygalactose transaminase: protein MSNDSIPFNWPHMTGKELYYIAESHFNGRLAGDGPFTRRCHDWLQRRTGARALLTHSCTAALEMAALLLDIQPGDEIIMPSYTFVSTANAFVLRGGIPVFVDIREDTLNLDERLIEAAITARTRAIVPVHYAGVACEMDAILAIAARHGLKVIEDAAQGVMASYKGRALGAIGDIGAYSFHETKNVISGEGGALLMRDAALAQRAEIVREKGTDRSRYFRGEVDKYTWQDVGSSFLPGELTAAFLWAQLEEAERITQDRLRSWDRYHAALEALERSGSIRRPIVPDDCQHNAHMYYVLLHPQADRQRVLETLRAAGIGSVFHYVPLHDSPAGKRYGRAEGELPITQRQSKRLLRLPLWTGLSEAQQDRVVDVFTRALG, encoded by the coding sequence ATGAGCAACGATTCCATCCCCTTCAACTGGCCGCACATGACCGGGAAGGAGCTGTACTACATCGCCGAGTCGCATTTCAACGGCCGCCTCGCCGGCGATGGCCCATTCACCCGGCGCTGTCACGACTGGCTGCAGAGGCGTACCGGCGCGCGCGCCTTGCTGACCCATTCCTGCACGGCGGCGCTGGAGATGGCCGCCCTGCTGCTGGACATCCAGCCGGGCGACGAAATCATCATGCCGTCGTACACCTTTGTCTCCACCGCCAACGCCTTCGTCCTGCGCGGCGGCATTCCGGTGTTCGTCGATATCCGCGAAGACACCTTGAACCTTGACGAGCGCCTGATCGAGGCCGCCATCACCGCCCGCACCCGCGCCATCGTGCCGGTGCATTACGCCGGCGTTGCCTGCGAGATGGACGCCATCCTCGCCATCGCCGCACGCCACGGCCTGAAGGTGATCGAAGATGCGGCGCAGGGCGTGATGGCCAGCTACAAGGGGCGCGCACTGGGCGCGATCGGCGACATCGGCGCCTACAGCTTCCATGAAACCAAGAACGTGATCAGTGGGGAAGGCGGTGCGCTGCTGATGCGCGACGCCGCGCTGGCGCAGCGTGCGGAGATCGTTCGCGAGAAAGGCACCGACCGCAGCCGCTACTTCCGCGGCGAAGTGGACAAGTACACCTGGCAGGACGTCGGCTCCTCGTTCCTGCCGGGCGAGCTGACCGCCGCCTTCCTGTGGGCGCAGCTGGAAGAAGCCGAACGCATCACCCAGGATCGGCTGCGCAGCTGGGACCGCTATCACGCCGCGCTGGAAGCGCTGGAACGCAGCGGCAGCATCCGCCGCCCGATCGTCCCGGACGATTGCCAGCACAACGCGCACATGTATTACGTCCTGCTGCATCCGCAGGCCGATCGGCAGCGCGTGCTGGAAACGCTGCGCGCAGCGGGGATCGGATCGGTCTTCCACTACGTGCCCCTGCACGACTCGCCCGCCGGCAAGCGCTACGGCCGCGCCGAGGGCGAGCTGCCGATCACCCAGCGACAGTCCAAACGATTGCTGCGCCTGCCGCTGTGGACGGGGCTGAGCGAAGCCCAGCAGGACCGGGTGGTCGACGTATTCACGCGCGCGCTCGGCTGA